From a region of the Calliphora vicina chromosome 4, idCalVici1.1, whole genome shotgun sequence genome:
- the LOC135958403 gene encoding uncharacterized protein LOC135958403, with the protein MEYNSHVWAGALKYFLELLERVQESAKVLNDHSRVSSSIDSLEHRRNVGCVSLFYRYYNDMCSAEIRELVPETPTARADQYVVDWTVDRISHYRENSFFNRNVCMWNKLPPEVFPVTFIIGKFKSNVHKHYSLYPPSHNLFSLYQHTVLQE; encoded by the coding sequence atggaatacaactctcatgtgtgggccggtgctttgaagtattttttggagttactcgaacGCGTACAGGAGAGTGCGAAGGTACTTAACGAtcacagtagggtatccagttCCATTGACTCattggaacatcgtcgcaatgtgggttgtgtttcattgttctaccgatactacaatgacatgtgctctgctgaaattagggaacttgttcccgaaacccctACGGCAAGAGCTGATCAATatgttgtcgactggacagtggatcgcatatcacattacagagaaaattcATTCTTTAACCGTAATGTctgtatgtggaataagcttcctcctgaagtgtttcctgtcactttcattataggaaaattcaaatcaaatgtccacaaacactactccctctatcctccctcccataacctattttccttgTACCAACACACTGTTTTGCaggagtag